The proteins below are encoded in one region of Tessaracoccus aquimaris:
- a CDS encoding MgtC/SapB family protein has protein sequence MPDLALLADLSVRTVSAVLLGALIGFERQWRLRTAGIRTNALVAGGAALFVIVGAVDWNTTGTVDSTRVAAQVVSGIGFLGAGVILRDGANIRGLTTAATLWCAAAVGSLAGAGMVWFAAVGSLAILATNTLLRPISRFINRRLQDDVVDAMDETDYVLEVITSEKSEQRVRALVVQTVDLHEYTLRALDSRQLKHDRTRLMASVGSHTGDPNGLQYAVQRLMLDPKVTSARWWESEPED, from the coding sequence ATGCCGGATCTTGCACTTCTCGCCGATCTCTCGGTGCGCACCGTCAGCGCCGTGCTGCTCGGCGCTCTGATCGGGTTCGAGCGACAGTGGCGCCTCAGAACCGCGGGCATCCGCACCAACGCCCTGGTCGCCGGGGGAGCCGCGCTGTTCGTCATCGTCGGCGCCGTGGACTGGAACACCACAGGAACCGTCGACAGCACCCGGGTCGCCGCGCAGGTAGTCTCCGGCATCGGATTCCTAGGCGCAGGCGTGATCCTGCGCGACGGGGCCAACATCCGTGGACTCACGACCGCGGCGACGCTCTGGTGCGCGGCGGCGGTCGGCTCGCTCGCAGGCGCGGGGATGGTGTGGTTCGCCGCCGTCGGCAGCCTGGCGATCCTCGCGACCAACACCCTGCTTCGCCCCATCAGCCGGTTCATCAACCGTCGACTCCAGGACGACGTCGTCGACGCGATGGACGAGACCGACTACGTGCTGGAGGTGATCACCTCGGAGAAGAGCGAGCAGCGGGTGCGCGCCCTCGTCGTCCAGACGGTGGACCTGCACGAGTACACCCTGCGAGCGCTGGATTCCCGCCAACTCAAGCACGACCGGACGCGCCTGATGGCAAGCGTCGGCTCACACACCGGGGACCCGAACGGACTTCAGTACGCCGTCCAGCGCCTGATGCTCGACCCGAAGGTCACCTCCGCCAGATGGTGGGAGAGCGAACCCGAGGACTGA
- a CDS encoding carbohydrate-binding protein, with protein MKYTVAIPSSGTYRVKARTSSKYADAGSFRLEFPGLTTAYVRAQNTTQHEAFLLQDVSGGVPLNAGQVTFTFRVAAGQSNFNVDYFQFEKI; from the coding sequence GTGAAGTACACCGTGGCCATCCCCTCGTCCGGAACCTACCGGGTCAAGGCGAGGACGTCGTCGAAGTACGCGGACGCCGGCTCGTTCCGGCTGGAGTTCCCCGGGTTGACGACGGCGTATGTGAGGGCGCAGAACACGACACAGCACGAAGCGTTCCTGCTGCAGGACGTCTCGGGCGGCGTCCCTCTCAACGCCGGTCAGGTGACCTTCACCTTCCGCGTCGCAGCGGGGCAGTCGAACTTCAACGTCGATTACTTCCAGTTCGAGAAGATCTGA
- a CDS encoding glycerophosphodiester phosphodiesterase family protein, giving the protein MPNRTRRGRIRLIAVAAALACVASTSLAAPPAASGMTKAEEYRNQLLDHSASAPMMAVAHLGAWRDSSENSLTAISRAATLGVPINEIDLQVTRDNRLVVMHDSSVNRTTARTGLTTSFTLDELRGMQLRTLRGGSQAPLTNAKVPSFDDALNAAKDKILINVDKEGWNQREAVWAAASAKGMQRQIVFKSDRSAGEVKQFRDAHPEALYCHIVRATNYQEALTMQPAPHCYEVIYTGDNDAIASRDSIDALRNRGARVWVNTMWRGLAGSNTDEGSLRDPALGWARVKGLGASMIQTDLPSELQHWIRTGSTTNVGLPAGESGWPRGTSRAAPRELPTTTSNRPTWAARANRARASTCATPRAPSISATSGAVSG; this is encoded by the coding sequence ATGCCGAACCGCACCAGAAGAGGCCGGATCAGGCTGATCGCCGTCGCCGCGGCGCTGGCCTGCGTCGCCTCCACCTCACTCGCAGCACCTCCCGCCGCCTCAGGCATGACGAAGGCCGAGGAGTACCGCAACCAGTTGCTCGACCACTCCGCTTCGGCCCCCATGATGGCCGTCGCGCATCTGGGCGCCTGGCGTGACTCGTCCGAGAACTCGCTGACCGCCATCAGCCGGGCCGCGACTCTCGGGGTCCCCATCAACGAAATCGACCTGCAGGTCACCCGCGACAACAGGCTGGTCGTGATGCACGACTCGTCCGTCAACCGCACGACAGCCAGGACCGGTCTGACCACCTCGTTCACCCTCGACGAGCTGCGAGGCATGCAACTGCGTACCCTCAGGGGAGGCTCCCAGGCGCCGCTGACCAACGCGAAGGTGCCCTCGTTCGACGACGCGTTGAACGCGGCGAAGGACAAGATCCTGATCAACGTCGACAAGGAGGGCTGGAACCAGCGCGAGGCCGTCTGGGCCGCCGCCTCCGCCAAGGGGATGCAACGGCAGATCGTGTTCAAGAGCGACCGGTCCGCAGGCGAGGTCAAGCAGTTCCGCGACGCCCACCCCGAGGCGCTCTACTGCCACATCGTGCGTGCGACCAACTACCAGGAGGCGCTCACCATGCAGCCGGCGCCGCACTGCTACGAGGTGATCTACACCGGCGACAACGACGCGATCGCCTCACGGGACAGCATCGACGCGCTGCGCAACCGAGGCGCGCGCGTCTGGGTCAACACCATGTGGAGGGGCCTGGCCGGGTCGAACACCGACGAGGGGTCGTTGCGCGATCCCGCCCTCGGCTGGGCCCGGGTGAAGGGGCTCGGAGCCAGCATGATCCAGACCGACCTGCCGTCGGAACTGCAGCACTGGATCCGCACCGGGTCGACGACCAACGTCGGGCTTCCCGCCGGGGAGTCCGGGTGGCCGCGAGGAACTTCACGGGCGGCGCCGAGGGAGTTGCCTACCACGACGTCGAACCGGCCGACCTGGGCGGCAAGGGCAAACCGGGCCAGGGCGTCGACGTGTGCGACACCCAGGGCGCCATCCATCTCTGCTACATCAGGGGCGGTGAGTGGGTGA
- a CDS encoding LURP-one-related/scramblase family protein, protein MSSSHFNRGLLGHDMVVMQQITAFMANDFELLSADGSVIGRLAGTDSDGSRFLAGPRKFELREPDGTPLLIIDDVPDFGLDTFELRTPDGGYAATLTKQLTFFRNRVSIKAADGSTLDLEGEIFDYTFEIVDQGAVVATISREWAGISRSLLGHSRYVVSFDPTVATDRRLLILGAVVALDLIRMKQRRA, encoded by the coding sequence ATGAGTTCGTCGCACTTCAACCGGGGGTTGCTCGGCCACGACATGGTCGTCATGCAGCAGATCACCGCGTTCATGGCCAACGACTTCGAGTTGCTGAGCGCCGACGGTTCGGTGATCGGGCGACTCGCGGGCACCGACTCCGACGGCAGCCGGTTCCTCGCGGGCCCGCGGAAGTTCGAACTGCGCGAGCCGGACGGCACCCCGCTGCTGATCATCGACGACGTGCCGGACTTCGGCCTCGACACCTTCGAATTGAGGACGCCCGACGGCGGCTACGCCGCAACCCTGACCAAGCAGCTCACCTTCTTCCGCAACCGGGTGTCGATCAAGGCCGCCGACGGCAGCACCCTCGACCTCGAGGGCGAGATCTTCGACTACACCTTCGAGATCGTCGACCAGGGCGCCGTCGTGGCCACCATCTCCCGCGAGTGGGCTGGCATCTCGCGCAGCCTGCTCGGGCACAGCCGCTACGTCGTCTCGTTCGACCCCACCGTCGCAACCGACCGCAGGCTGCTGATCCTCGGCGCCGTCGTCGCGCTCGACCTGATCAGAATGAAGCAGCGCAGGGCCTGA
- a CDS encoding beta-galactosidase: protein MDAYRGLGVAYYPEHWDRSLWEDDVVRMRELGLDTVRVAEFAWSLLEPRDGEFRVGWFDDFLAICERHGLRVIFCTPTATPPVWMQHDHPGILNRDREGHPFDGPRRNYSYNSEEYLRFCDRIVEEVARHYGSHPAIVGWQIDNELNCEIAEFFSDGDHAAFRGYLRDKFGTLERLNEALGTTFWSRTYSHWDQVRLAGKGLHGSINPHLELEEKRFFSRSAVEFTRRQVEILRHHLADDVWITTNGLFPNLDYDALMAAGLDFITFDSYPNFAFDVGRSATPDDMLDRAWSWNLAWTRAISATFGIMEQQGGAHGWTNRMEAPMPKPGQLRLWSLQSVAHGADLISYFRWRTSPMGLEIYWHGLNDYANTPNRRLDEVASFAREWEALADLRGAVSEAKVAVVKDYDNEFDASLDVWHGRVARQSEDAWFRATQRSHTPCDFVYLGSATAETLARYDLLVYPHPAIMTAEASDLLRGYVETGGTLIFGARTGYKDESGRCPMRPMPGLVDEWAGVRVADYTLVDRAHADMTLDCDGDLLPAPVFNEVLEPADDTTEVLARFTADHYAGGVALTRRRVGEGAVYYLGACFSEDMVVRLLETCGVASPLGDVVAAPPSMEVAVRAGAEGDRWLFVLNYLPQAGAVVLQREVVDAFTGEPLEGSVEVPGYGVLVARL, encoded by the coding sequence ATGGATGCGTACCGCGGATTGGGTGTTGCCTACTACCCCGAGCATTGGGACCGGTCACTGTGGGAGGACGACGTCGTCCGGATGCGCGAACTCGGGCTGGACACCGTCCGGGTCGCCGAGTTCGCCTGGTCGCTGCTCGAGCCACGCGACGGCGAGTTCCGGGTGGGCTGGTTCGATGACTTCCTGGCGATCTGCGAGCGCCACGGCCTGCGCGTGATCTTCTGCACGCCGACCGCGACCCCTCCGGTGTGGATGCAGCACGACCATCCGGGGATCCTGAACCGCGACCGCGAGGGGCACCCGTTCGACGGGCCGCGACGCAACTACTCCTACAACTCGGAAGAGTACCTGCGGTTCTGCGACCGGATCGTCGAGGAGGTCGCGCGGCACTACGGGTCGCACCCGGCCATCGTCGGCTGGCAGATCGACAACGAACTCAACTGCGAGATCGCCGAGTTCTTCTCCGACGGCGACCACGCGGCCTTCCGTGGGTACCTGAGGGACAAGTTCGGGACGCTCGAACGGCTGAACGAGGCGCTCGGCACCACCTTCTGGAGTCGCACCTATAGCCACTGGGACCAGGTCCGGCTCGCGGGCAAGGGCCTGCACGGGTCCATCAACCCGCACCTCGAGTTGGAGGAGAAGCGGTTCTTCTCCCGCAGCGCCGTCGAGTTCACCAGGCGCCAGGTCGAGATCCTGCGCCATCACCTCGCTGATGACGTGTGGATCACCACCAACGGACTGTTCCCCAACCTCGACTACGACGCCCTGATGGCCGCGGGCCTCGACTTCATCACCTTCGACTCCTATCCCAACTTCGCCTTCGACGTCGGCCGCTCGGCCACACCCGACGACATGCTGGACAGGGCCTGGAGTTGGAACCTGGCATGGACGCGGGCGATCTCGGCGACCTTCGGGATCATGGAACAGCAGGGCGGCGCGCACGGCTGGACCAACCGGATGGAGGCGCCGATGCCGAAGCCGGGGCAGTTGCGGCTGTGGAGTCTGCAGTCGGTCGCGCACGGCGCTGACCTGATCTCCTACTTCCGGTGGCGGACCAGCCCGATGGGGCTCGAGATCTACTGGCACGGGCTGAACGACTACGCCAACACCCCTAACCGCAGGCTGGACGAGGTCGCCTCGTTCGCGCGCGAATGGGAGGCGCTGGCCGATCTGCGCGGCGCCGTCTCCGAGGCGAAGGTCGCCGTCGTCAAGGACTACGACAACGAGTTCGACGCGTCCCTGGACGTGTGGCACGGCAGGGTGGCGCGGCAGAGCGAGGACGCCTGGTTCCGTGCGACCCAGCGGTCGCACACGCCGTGCGACTTCGTCTACCTGGGATCGGCGACCGCCGAGACCCTGGCGCGCTACGACCTGCTCGTCTACCCGCACCCGGCGATCATGACGGCCGAGGCGTCCGACCTGCTGCGCGGATACGTCGAGACGGGCGGCACGCTGATCTTCGGCGCGCGGACGGGCTACAAGGATGAGTCGGGGCGCTGCCCGATGCGGCCGATGCCTGGCCTCGTCGACGAGTGGGCGGGCGTGCGGGTGGCAGACTACACCCTGGTCGACCGGGCCCACGCTGACATGACGCTCGACTGCGACGGCGACCTTCTGCCCGCACCCGTGTTCAACGAGGTGCTGGAACCCGCCGACGACACGACCGAGGTCCTGGCGCGGTTCACCGCAGACCACTACGCGGGCGGCGTCGCCCTGACCCGACGTCGGGTGGGGGAGGGCGCCGTCTACTACCTGGGCGCCTGCTTCTCGGAGGACATGGTCGTCCGACTGCTGGAGACCTGCGGCGTCGCCTCGCCCTTGGGCGATGTGGTCGCGGCACCGCCGTCGATGGAGGTCGCCGTCCGTGCGGGTGCCGAGGGTGACAGATGGCTGTTCGTGCTGAACTACCTGCCCCAGGCTGGCGCCGTCGTGTTGCAGCGCGAGGTCGTCGACGCGTTCACCGGCGAGCCGCTGGAGGGCTCGGTGGAGGTGCCCGGCTACGGGGTGCTTGTCGCCCGGCTATGA
- a CDS encoding glycerol-3-phosphate dehydrogenase/oxidase, with protein sequence MTTTVLTPQQRTDSLRAMTEETFDVLVIGGGVTGAGIALDAASRGLSTAIIEAQDWASGTSSRSSRLVHGGLRYLYNLDFKLVAEALKERGRLLTVIAPHLVEAQPFLWPLKTPVIERAYSAVGVGMYDALAVIGAGGKKTVPIQHHLSKKGALRRFPEIKPSALCGAIEFYDARVDDARLVITLVRTALKYGAQAASRVKVTGILKDARGHASGVEAEDLETGEKLTIKAKRIINATGVWTEQTQDMAGGSGGLKVLASKGIHIVIPRERLKAQTGLFLRTEKSVLFIIPWQHYWVIGTTDTAWHEQLEHPVPTSADIDYVLAHANEVLDTPLTRDDIIGTYAGLRPLLQPKVLDESKSTKVSREHTVTEVIPGMVAIAGGKLTTYRVMAEDAVDFALGAAEAKARPSVTFDLPLLGADGFEASVNQAERWGKKYGFDADRMHHLVRRYGSELPELLAAIDEDPTLARPLATAPQFIRAEVHRACTVEGALHLEDIFIARVRLNSEAPDRGGSEVDEIADIAAAALGWDKETTDKEKANYRERIAAELAAQQEANDAAASAVRMEAPDIVAGEVH encoded by the coding sequence ATGACGACGACCGTCCTGACACCGCAACAGCGCACAGACTCGCTGCGGGCCATGACAGAGGAAACCTTCGATGTGCTGGTGATCGGAGGTGGCGTCACGGGTGCGGGCATCGCACTCGACGCGGCCTCGCGTGGGCTGAGCACGGCGATCATCGAGGCCCAGGACTGGGCTTCCGGCACGTCGTCGCGATCCTCGCGCCTTGTCCATGGCGGACTGCGCTACCTCTACAACCTCGACTTCAAGCTGGTGGCTGAGGCGCTCAAGGAGCGCGGCCGCCTCCTGACCGTGATCGCACCCCACCTGGTGGAGGCGCAGCCGTTCCTGTGGCCGCTGAAGACCCCCGTCATCGAGCGCGCCTACTCGGCCGTCGGCGTCGGCATGTACGACGCGCTCGCCGTGATCGGTGCGGGCGGCAAGAAGACCGTCCCGATCCAGCACCACCTCTCCAAGAAGGGCGCGCTGCGCCGCTTCCCCGAGATCAAGCCCTCCGCGCTCTGCGGCGCCATCGAGTTCTACGACGCCCGCGTCGACGATGCCCGCCTCGTCATCACCCTGGTGCGCACCGCGCTCAAGTACGGCGCCCAGGCCGCCAGCCGCGTGAAGGTCACCGGCATCCTCAAGGACGCCCGCGGACACGCGAGCGGCGTCGAGGCCGAGGACCTCGAGACCGGCGAGAAGCTCACCATCAAGGCCAAGCGGATCATCAACGCCACCGGCGTGTGGACCGAGCAGACCCAGGACATGGCGGGCGGCAGCGGCGGCCTCAAGGTGCTGGCGTCCAAGGGCATCCACATCGTCATCCCGCGCGAGCGCCTCAAGGCCCAGACCGGTCTGTTCCTGCGCACCGAGAAGTCCGTGCTCTTCATCATCCCGTGGCAGCACTACTGGGTGATCGGCACCACCGACACCGCGTGGCACGAGCAGCTGGAGCACCCCGTCCCGACGTCGGCCGACATCGACTACGTGCTCGCGCACGCCAACGAGGTGCTCGACACCCCGCTGACCCGCGACGACATCATCGGCACCTACGCGGGTCTCCGTCCGCTGCTCCAGCCGAAGGTGCTCGACGAGTCGAAGTCGACGAAGGTCTCCCGCGAGCACACCGTCACCGAGGTCATCCCCGGCATGGTCGCCATCGCGGGCGGCAAGCTCACCACCTACCGCGTGATGGCCGAGGACGCCGTCGACTTCGCGCTGGGTGCCGCAGAGGCCAAGGCCCGCCCGTCGGTCACGTTCGACCTGCCGCTGCTCGGCGCCGACGGCTTCGAGGCCTCGGTCAACCAGGCCGAGCGCTGGGGCAAGAAGTACGGCTTCGACGCCGACCGGATGCACCACCTCGTGCGCCGCTACGGCTCCGAGCTTCCCGAACTGCTCGCCGCGATCGACGAGGACCCGACGCTCGCGCGTCCGCTCGCGACCGCCCCGCAATTCATCCGCGCCGAGGTCCACCGCGCGTGCACCGTCGAGGGCGCCCTCCACCTGGAGGACATCTTCATCGCCCGCGTGCGCCTCAACTCCGAGGCCCCCGACCGGGGCGGCTCCGAGGTCGACGAGATCGCCGACATCGCGGCGGCCGCGCTCGGCTGGGACAAGGAGACCACCGACAAGGAGAAGGCCAACTACCGCGAGCGGATCGCCGCGGAACTGGCGGCCCAGCAGGAGGCCAACGACGCCGCCGCATCCGCGGTGCGCATGGAGGCCCCCGACATCGTGGCAGGCGAGGTCCACTGA
- a CDS encoding cysteine hydrolase: MKPESTALVLIEFQNDFTTPGGTLHDAVKQVMDETGTVPHAVQAADAMREAGGAVLHVPISFAPGYGEITRNPYGILAGVVDSTSFVRGEWGAEICEDLTPKDGDITIEGKRGLDAFGSTNLDFVLRSKGIDTVVLAGFLTNCCVESTMRSAYEKGFEVITLTDAVGATSPEEHANAIAYDYPMFSKPMTTEAFVEALTAEKELADSSRGY; encoded by the coding sequence ATGAAGCCCGAATCAACCGCCCTTGTCCTGATCGAGTTCCAGAACGATTTCACCACGCCCGGAGGCACGCTGCACGACGCCGTCAAGCAGGTGATGGACGAGACGGGAACCGTTCCGCACGCCGTCCAGGCCGCCGACGCCATGCGTGAGGCCGGCGGCGCCGTCCTGCACGTCCCGATCTCGTTCGCGCCCGGCTACGGCGAGATCACCAGGAACCCCTACGGCATCCTCGCGGGCGTCGTCGACTCCACCTCGTTCGTGCGCGGCGAGTGGGGGGCCGAGATCTGCGAGGACCTGACCCCGAAGGACGGCGACATCACCATCGAGGGCAAGCGCGGCCTCGACGCGTTCGGCTCGACCAACCTCGACTTCGTGCTGCGCTCCAAGGGCATCGACACCGTCGTGCTCGCCGGATTCCTGACCAACTGCTGCGTCGAATCCACCATGCGGAGCGCCTACGAGAAGGGCTTCGAGGTCATCACGCTGACCGACGCCGTGGGCGCCACGTCGCCCGAGGAACACGCCAACGCGATCGCCTACGACTACCCCATGTTCTCCAAGCCGATGACGACCGAGGCGTTCGTCGAGGCGCTCACGGCCGAGAAGGAGTTGGCCGATTCGTCGCGTGGCTACTAG
- a CDS encoding sugar-binding transcriptional regulator has translation MADKSSESLLTVARMYYVQGETMDAIAHQLNVSRSTVSRLLKEARDRGLVRVTIVDPERPLGRMADLFQKYFNVQAHIVQVRPGASSVFRLDQVSRTAADLLAATVRDGDILGVAWGTTTSAIAAHLRPRDLHGVTVIGFNGGANHQTTGLPYVGSILHRFAEAFNGQEQLLALPAFFDEPATRDAMWREQSTQHILSVRANCRIALFGVGGLNSELQSHVYASNYLSESDLRDLRDLGVVGDVCTVMLREDGSYRDIPLNGRATGMTPKELQRVPRRICVVTGLSKTAPILGALRAGVATDLVIDQETARTVLTRMKPGIRLN, from the coding sequence ATGGCAGACAAGAGCAGCGAGTCATTGCTGACGGTCGCGCGCATGTACTACGTGCAGGGCGAGACGATGGACGCGATCGCCCACCAACTCAACGTTTCCCGCTCGACGGTGTCCCGACTGCTCAAGGAGGCCCGCGACCGCGGCCTGGTGCGCGTCACCATCGTCGACCCCGAGCGACCGCTCGGCCGGATGGCCGACCTCTTCCAGAAGTACTTCAACGTCCAGGCCCACATCGTCCAGGTGCGACCCGGCGCAAGCAGCGTTTTCCGCCTCGACCAGGTCTCCCGCACCGCCGCCGACCTGCTCGCCGCCACCGTGCGCGACGGCGACATCCTCGGCGTCGCCTGGGGCACCACGACCTCGGCGATCGCGGCCCACCTGCGTCCCCGCGACCTGCACGGCGTGACCGTGATAGGCTTCAACGGCGGCGCCAACCACCAGACGACCGGGCTGCCCTACGTCGGGAGCATCCTGCACCGCTTCGCTGAGGCCTTCAACGGCCAGGAGCAGTTGCTGGCGCTGCCCGCCTTCTTTGACGAGCCGGCCACCCGTGACGCGATGTGGCGGGAGCAGAGCACCCAGCACATCCTCAGCGTGCGGGCCAACTGCCGGATCGCGCTGTTCGGCGTCGGCGGCCTCAACTCCGAACTGCAGTCCCACGTCTACGCGTCGAACTATCTGAGCGAGTCCGACCTGCGCGATCTGCGCGACCTGGGCGTGGTCGGCGATGTGTGCACCGTGATGCTGCGCGAGGACGGCTCCTACCGCGACATCCCGCTCAACGGCCGCGCCACCGGCATGACGCCCAAGGAACTGCAGCGGGTGCCCCGCCGGATCTGCGTCGTCACGGGCCTCTCCAAGACGGCCCCGATCCTGGGCGCGCTGCGCGCCGGGGTCGCGACGGATCTGGTGATCGACCAGGAGACCGCGCGCACAGTTCTGACCAGGATGAAGCCCGGAATCCGACTGAATTGA
- a CDS encoding enoyl-CoA hydratase/isomerase family protein: protein MSETLLTDVTDGIARITLNRPQAINALDDSMMNAMYEALTAWIKDDNVTAVEITANGERGFCAGADVRALASVVEAGGPWLHFLETEYALDMMVANYPKPVSSHMRGITMGGGVGLGGHADRRIVYADTVMAMPETKIGFFPDVGVMYQLSRAGAIGRHIALTSATFTGGDALLLNLADESADGPLPAPLFEDPSAWIEECYASDDPVEIAQALESHPEEAARQAGRDLRARSPFAVFVTLRALINAQKMELSEVLNQDLRLAESVIPMGDFVEGVRALLVDKDNDPKWRYATLEDVPVDEVDKVFSYRSNWQR from the coding sequence ATGTCCGAAACGCTCCTGACCGATGTGACCGACGGCATCGCCCGCATCACCTTGAATCGGCCCCAGGCGATCAACGCCCTTGACGACTCCATGATGAACGCCATGTACGAGGCCCTCACGGCCTGGATCAAGGACGACAACGTCACGGCCGTCGAGATCACCGCCAACGGCGAGCGCGGCTTCTGCGCAGGCGCCGACGTGCGGGCCCTCGCGTCCGTCGTCGAGGCGGGCGGCCCCTGGCTGCACTTCCTCGAGACCGAGTACGCGCTCGACATGATGGTGGCCAACTACCCCAAGCCCGTCAGCTCGCACATGCGTGGCATCACGATGGGCGGCGGCGTCGGCCTCGGCGGTCACGCCGACCGGCGCATCGTCTACGCCGACACGGTGATGGCGATGCCCGAGACCAAGATCGGCTTCTTCCCCGACGTCGGCGTGATGTACCAACTCTCCCGCGCTGGCGCGATCGGACGCCACATCGCGCTCACGTCTGCCACCTTCACCGGCGGCGACGCGCTGCTGCTGAACCTCGCCGACGAGTCGGCCGACGGTCCGCTGCCCGCTCCCCTCTTCGAGGACCCGAGCGCCTGGATCGAGGAGTGCTACGCCTCCGACGACCCCGTCGAGATCGCACAGGCCCTCGAGTCGCACCCAGAGGAGGCGGCCCGCCAGGCGGGTCGCGACCTGCGCGCCCGCTCCCCGTTCGCCGTGTTCGTCACGCTGCGCGCGCTGATCAACGCGCAGAAGATGGAGCTCAGCGAGGTCCTCAACCAGGACCTGCGGCTCGCCGAGTCCGTGATCCCGATGGGCGACTTCGTCGAGGGCGTCCGCGCGCTGCTCGTCGACAAGGACAACGACCCGAAGTGGCGCTACGCCACCCTCGAGGACGTGCCCGTCGACGAGGTCGACAAGGTCTTCTCCTACCGATCCAACTGGCAGCGCTGA
- the trxB gene encoding thioredoxin-disulfide reductase: MSAADQIHDVIIIGSGPAGYTAAIYAARASLKPLVFEGALESGGALMNTTEVENYPGFPEGIDGPDLMTNMRAQAERFGAILVSDDVTAVQLDGDIKTVRDSDDVEYRAKSVILAMGSGYRRLGLADEDRLSGRGVSWCATCDGAFFRDKPIAVIGGGDSAMEEATFLSRFGTKVVVVHRRDELRASKIMADRAMKDPKIEFAWNSAVESINGENSVQSITLRDTVDGTLRDVEVNGVFIAIGHDPRSELVKGQIDLDDEGYVLVNGRSTATNQAGVFACGDLVDHTYRQAVTAAGTGCSAALDAERYLQDIAD, encoded by the coding sequence ATGTCCGCAGCCGATCAGATCCACGACGTCATCATCATCGGATCTGGCCCCGCCGGATACACGGCCGCCATCTACGCCGCCCGCGCGAGCCTGAAGCCCCTCGTCTTCGAGGGTGCGCTCGAGTCCGGCGGCGCGCTGATGAACACCACGGAGGTCGAGAACTACCCCGGCTTCCCCGAGGGCATCGACGGTCCCGACCTGATGACGAACATGCGGGCCCAGGCCGAGCGCTTCGGCGCGATCCTTGTCTCCGACGACGTGACCGCCGTCCAGCTCGACGGCGACATCAAGACGGTGCGCGACTCCGACGACGTGGAGTACCGCGCCAAGTCCGTGATCCTGGCGATGGGCTCCGGCTACCGCAGGCTCGGCCTTGCCGATGAGGACCGCCTCTCGGGCCGGGGCGTGTCGTGGTGCGCGACCTGCGACGGCGCGTTCTTCCGCGACAAGCCCATCGCGGTGATCGGCGGCGGCGACTCCGCCATGGAGGAGGCGACGTTCCTGTCGCGCTTCGGCACCAAGGTCGTCGTCGTGCACCGCCGCGACGAGCTCCGCGCCTCCAAGATCATGGCCGACCGCGCCATGAAGGACCCCAAGATCGAGTTCGCCTGGAACTCCGCCGTCGAGTCCATCAACGGCGAGAACTCGGTGCAGTCGATCACCCTGCGTGACACCGTCGACGGCACGCTGCGCGACGTCGAGGTCAACGGGGTGTTCATCGCCATCGGCCACGACCCGCGCTCCGAGCTGGTCAAGGGCCAGATCGACTTGGACGATGAGGGCTACGTCCTCGTCAACGGCCGCAGCACGGCCACCAACCAGGCCGGCGTCTTCGCATGCGGCGACCTCGTCGACCACACCTACCGGCAGGCCGTCACCGCCGCGGGAACCGGCTGCTCCGCCGCCCTCGACGCGGAGCGCTACCTGCAGGACATCGCGGACTGA